One region of Labrus mixtus chromosome 1, fLabMix1.1, whole genome shotgun sequence genomic DNA includes:
- the kifc3 gene encoding kinesin-like protein KIFC3 isoform X3 — MYVLCTLAVLTLHSLVKSWTNKAVDSDRSSEAAGQEGRPEGGGWGASRSKGVGGGRMKSVDCGGQRGCRAEGKRRRGGGVRNIPDGRKRVQQGARCSNDGDLEAAGREPVQRSSALLSPAVMFSTRKTWDLGHAPCLQDLWKKDISLDASSVDFLMSDGEDDGSFLSLPTAAFSQRPSLTTELNETNAPSQQLLIQTLQDKVSEFQARLRSEEVTRHLLLQQLQQQSVYEKTGVGVGGVQTSAVPNGVRVLQPGEQPSDRLSCPEEEQLVTRLRTQVVELEKKLLDQTQEVERLRSELGATDLEKQLELLVVENQRLKQELKSCKSSELLNLDAAAETCSCSHCPHSQDAESLRREVSRWEGQARHRERRLAELERELLEKTSRVESLRRQLDESTRQLEDSRRQLEESRRRQGEAEHKLTLRLQECEDQLARQAASPPRVKYVTQTVEVESADSQKSLAELQVKNAGLQEQLSVQRQLLRELETQLHESQRSCAQLRTQLLTDQSRLCGLLSKAFGRRNSELVRRLSKILVYEGEMERAQGQLEAEMQNLEEEKNRVIEEAFIRAESEMKAVHENLAGVRMNLLSLQPALRTLTSDYNCLKRQVQDFPFMLDKAITEAKREICQVISEVSSTNQELLRKYKREMNLRKKCHNELVRLKGNIRVFCRVRPVSQEEQDSADSKTMLSFDSEDDAILYLSNKGKTMTFELDKVFSPQATQEEVFQEVQSLVTSCIDGFNVCIFAYGQTGSGKTYTMEGVLNDPGINQRALRLLFSEVTEKAPDWDYKITVSMVEIYNETLRNLLGENPTDKLDIKMNPDGSGQLYVPGLTEFVVQSPEDINKVFELGHMNRATACTNLNEHSSRSHALLIITVSGFNASTGNRTQGKLNLVDLAGSERIAKSGAEGSRLREAQCINKSLSALGDVINALRGKHSHVPFRNSRLTYLLQDSLNGDSKTLMMVQVSPLPNNMSESVCSLKFAQRVRSVELSLSSSFSRRHENSSTSSSPTHDSVELDSPPVTPVPLPISRASSAGSTLSSASRTPSISRRRSQSQLSTDRQVDRASPLVGDGGQDD, encoded by the exons ATGTACGTCCTGTGCACTCTGGCGGTCTTGACCCTCCACAGCCTCGTCAAGAGCTGGACCAACAAGGCGGTGGATTCCGATCGGAGCTCGGAGGCTGCGGGGCAGGAAGGTCGTCCAGAGGGTGGAGGATGGGGGGCTTCCAGGTCTAAGGGGGTTGGAGGAGGTCGGATGAAGAGTGTGGACTGTGGAGGACAGAGGGGCTGCAGAGCTGAAGGGAAGCGGAGGCGAGGAGGGGGCGTGCGCAACATCCCAGACGGCAGGAAACGAGTTCAG CAAGGAGCGAGATGCAGCAATGATGGGGACCTGGAGGCCGCAGGGAGGGAG CCGGTCCAGCGGTCCAGCGCTCTGCTCAGCCCGGCGGTCATGTTCAGCACAAGAAAGACCTGGGACCTCGGCCACGCCCCCTGCCTGCAGGATCTTTGGAAAAAAGACATCTCATTGGACG CGAGCTCAGTGGACTTCCTGATGAGTGATGGTGAAGACGACGGCTCCTTCCTGTCTCTGCCAACCGCCGCCTTCTCACAGCGCCCCTCTCTGACCACAGAGCTGAACGAAACAAACGCACCCAGCCAGCAGCTGCTCATACAG ACTCTACAGGACAAAGTGAGCGAGTTTCAGGCTCGTCTTCGCTCTGAAGAAGTCACCCGTCACCTGCtgctccagcagctgcagcagcagagcgtCTACGAGAAGACGGGCGTCGGTGTCGGAGGAGTTCAGACGTCTGCAGTGCCCAACG GTGTGCGGGTGTTGCAGCCAGGTGAGCAGCCTTCAGATCGTCTCAGCTGTCCAGAAGAAGAGCAGCTCGTTACTCGGCTGCGCACACAG gtgGTGGAGCTGGAGAAGAAGCTGTTGGATCAGACTCAGGAGGTGGAGAGACTCCGCTCTGAACTG GGGGCGACAGACCTGGAGAAGCAGCTGGAGCTGCTGGTGGTGGAGAACCAGcgtctgaagcaggagctgaagTCATGCAAGAGCTCCGAGCTGCTGAACCTCGACGCTGCTGCAGAGACCTGCAGTTGCAGCCACTGCCCTCACAGTCag GATGCAGAGTCTCTGCGGAGGGAGGTGTCTCGGTGGGAGGGCCAGGCCCGGCACAGGGAGCGGCGGCTGGCTGAGCTCGAGCGAGAGCTGCTGGAGAAAACCTCCAGAGTGGAGAGTCTCCGCCGGCAGCTGGACGAGTCGACCCGGCAGCTGGAGGACAGCAGGAGGCAGCTGGAGGAGTCGAGGAGGAGGCAGGGCGAGGCCGAGCATAAACTCACCCTCCGGCTGCAGGAGTGCGAGGACCAGCTGGCCAGGCAGGCAGCGTCGCCCCCTAGAGTCAAG tatgTCACTCAGACGGTGGAGGTGGAGTCGGCCGACTCTCAGAAATCTCTGGCTGAGCTGCAGGTGAAGAACGCCGGCCTGCAGGAGCAGCTGTCTGTGCAGAGGCAGCTGCTGAGGGAGCTGGAGACACAGCTGCACGAGTCCCAGAGGAGCTGCGCTCAGCTCAGGACGCAG ctgctcacCGATCAAAGCCGTCTGTGCGGCCTCCTGTCCAAGGCCTTCGGCAGGCGAAACAGCGAGTTGGTTCGCAGGTTGTCCAAG ATCCTGGTCTatgagggagagatggagcGAGCTCAGGGTCAGCTGGAGGCCGAGATGCAgaacctggaggaggagaagaaccGCGTGATCGAGGAGGCGTTCATCAGAGCCGAGAGCGAGATGAAGGCGGTCCACGAGAACCTGGCAG gaGTGCGTATGAACCTGCTGAGCCTGCAGCCGGCCCTCAGGACTCTCACCTCCGACTACAACTGTCTGAAGAGGCAGGTGCAGGACTTCCCCTTCATGCTGGACAAAGCGATCACAGAGGCCAAGCGAGAG atctGTCAGGTGATCAGTGAGGTGAGCAGCACTAACCAGGAGCTTCTGCGTAAATACAAGCGAGAGATGAACCTGAGGAAGAAGTGTCACAACGAGCTGGTGCGACTCAAAG GTAACATCCGTGTTTTCTGCCGTGTCCGGCCGGTCagtcaggaggagcaggactCCGCCGACTCCAAAACAATGCTGAGTTTCGACTCTGAAGACGACGCCATCCTCTACCTCTCCAACAAGGGCAAAACCATGACATTCGAGCTGGACAAAGTCTTCTCTCCTCAGGCCACTCAGGAAGAG GTGTTTCAAGAGGTCCAGTCTCTAGTCACTTCCTGTATCGACGGCTTCAACGTCTGCATCTTCGCCTACGGACAGACCGGTTCGGGGAAAACGTACACCATGGAG GGCGTGTTGAACGACCCCGGCATCAACCAGCGTGCGCTCCGCCTCCTCTTCTCTGAGGTGACGGAGAAAGCTCCAGACtgggactacaagatcaccgtCAGCATGGTGGAGATCTACAACGAGACGCTGCG GAACCTGCTGGGAGAGAATCCCACCGACAAGCTGGACATTAAGATGAACCCTGACGGCAGCGGACAGCTCTACGTCCCCGGACTGACTGAGTTCGTTGTGCAGAGTCCGGAGGACATCAATAAG GTGTTTGAGTTGGGTCATATGAACAGAGCAACAGCGTGCACCAACCTAAACGAGCACAGCTCTCGCTCTCACGCTCTGCTCATCATCACCGTGTCTGGATTCAATGCTTCGACTGGAAACCGCACACAAG GTAAGTTGAACCTGGTGGACCTGGCAGGCTCAGAGAGGATCGCTAAATCAGGGGCGGAGGGCAGTCGCCTCAGAGAAGCCCAGTGCATCAACAAATCTCTGTCGGCCCTTGGTGATGTCATCAACGCGCTGCGGGGCAAACACTCCCATGTCCCGTTTAGAAACTCCCGCCTCACCTACCTGCTGCAAGACTCTCTGAACGGAGACAGCAAGACCCTCATGATGGTGCAG gtgtctcCCCTTCCTAACAACATGAGCGAGTCGGTCTGCTCGCTCAAGTTTGCTCAGCGTGTTCGAAGCGTCGAGTTGAGTCTCTCCTCCTCGTTCTCTAGAAGACACGAGAACTCGTCCACTTCGTCCTCGCCAACACACGATAGCGtcgag CTGGACTCCCCCCCGGTGACCCCCGTCCCCCTCCCCATCTCTCGCGCAAGCAGCGCGggctccaccctctcctccgCCTCCAGAACTCCCAGTATATCCCGGAGGAGGTCCCAGTCCCAGCTCTCCACAG acagacaggtagacagagcCAGCCCATTGGTTGGGGACGGTGGGCAG gacGACTGA
- the kifc3 gene encoding kinesin-like protein KIFC3 isoform X6, translated as MNDSMFGWVGTLINKSLLDRERYVHLLELTPRCGHGRPVQRSSALLSPAVMFSTRKTWDLGHAPCLQDLWKKDISLDASSVDFLMSDGEDDGSFLSLPTAAFSQRPSLTTELNETNAPSQQLLIQNVTWSYLWTPANTLQDKVSEFQARLRSEEVTRHLLLQQLQQQSVYEKTGVGVGGVQTSAVPNGVRVLQPGEQPSDRLSCPEEEQLVTRLRTQVVELEKKLLDQTQEVERLRSELGATDLEKQLELLVVENQRLKQELKSCKSSELLNLDAAAETCSCSHCPHSQDAESLRREVSRWEGQARHRERRLAELERELLEKTSRVESLRRQLDESTRQLEDSRRQLEESRRRQGEAEHKLTLRLQECEDQLARQAASPPRVKYVTQTVEVESADSQKSLAELQVKNAGLQEQLSVQRQLLRELETQLHESQRSCAQLRTQLLTDQSRLCGLLSKAFGRRNSELVRRLSKILVYEGEMERAQGQLEAEMQNLEEEKNRVIEEAFIRAESEMKAVHENLAGVRMNLLSLQPALRTLTSDYNCLKRQVQDFPFMLDKAITEAKREICQVISEVSSTNQELLRKYKREMNLRKKCHNELVRLKGNIRVFCRVRPVSQEEQDSADSKTMLSFDSEDDAILYLSNKGKTMTFELDKVFSPQATQEEVFQEVQSLVTSCIDGFNVCIFAYGQTGSGKTYTMEGVLNDPGINQRALRLLFSEVTEKAPDWDYKITVSMVEIYNETLRNLLGENPTDKLDIKMNPDGSGQLYVPGLTEFVVQSPEDINKVFELGHMNRATACTNLNEHSSRSHALLIITVSGFNASTGNRTQGKLNLVDLAGSERIAKSGAEGSRLREAQCINKSLSALGDVINALRGKHSHVPFRNSRLTYLLQDSLNGDSKTLMMVQVSPLPNNMSESVCSLKFAQRVRSVELSLSSSFSRRHENSSTSSSPTHDSVELDSPPVTPVPLPISRASSAGSTLSSASRTPSISRRRSQSQLSTDRQVDRASPLVGDGGQDD; from the exons ATGAACGACAGCATGTTTGGCTGGGTGGGAACTCTGATCAACAAGAGCCTGCTGGACAGAGAGCGATACGTTCACCTGTTAGAGCTGACACCTCGATGCGGACATGGACGG CCGGTCCAGCGGTCCAGCGCTCTGCTCAGCCCGGCGGTCATGTTCAGCACAAGAAAGACCTGGGACCTCGGCCACGCCCCCTGCCTGCAGGATCTTTGGAAAAAAGACATCTCATTGGACG CGAGCTCAGTGGACTTCCTGATGAGTGATGGTGAAGACGACGGCTCCTTCCTGTCTCTGCCAACCGCCGCCTTCTCACAGCGCCCCTCTCTGACCACAGAGCTGAACGAAACAAACGCACCCAGCCAGCAGCTGCTCATACAG AATGTCACCTGGTCCTACTTGTGGACACCTGCTAAC ACTCTACAGGACAAAGTGAGCGAGTTTCAGGCTCGTCTTCGCTCTGAAGAAGTCACCCGTCACCTGCtgctccagcagctgcagcagcagagcgtCTACGAGAAGACGGGCGTCGGTGTCGGAGGAGTTCAGACGTCTGCAGTGCCCAACG GTGTGCGGGTGTTGCAGCCAGGTGAGCAGCCTTCAGATCGTCTCAGCTGTCCAGAAGAAGAGCAGCTCGTTACTCGGCTGCGCACACAG gtgGTGGAGCTGGAGAAGAAGCTGTTGGATCAGACTCAGGAGGTGGAGAGACTCCGCTCTGAACTG GGGGCGACAGACCTGGAGAAGCAGCTGGAGCTGCTGGTGGTGGAGAACCAGcgtctgaagcaggagctgaagTCATGCAAGAGCTCCGAGCTGCTGAACCTCGACGCTGCTGCAGAGACCTGCAGTTGCAGCCACTGCCCTCACAGTCag GATGCAGAGTCTCTGCGGAGGGAGGTGTCTCGGTGGGAGGGCCAGGCCCGGCACAGGGAGCGGCGGCTGGCTGAGCTCGAGCGAGAGCTGCTGGAGAAAACCTCCAGAGTGGAGAGTCTCCGCCGGCAGCTGGACGAGTCGACCCGGCAGCTGGAGGACAGCAGGAGGCAGCTGGAGGAGTCGAGGAGGAGGCAGGGCGAGGCCGAGCATAAACTCACCCTCCGGCTGCAGGAGTGCGAGGACCAGCTGGCCAGGCAGGCAGCGTCGCCCCCTAGAGTCAAG tatgTCACTCAGACGGTGGAGGTGGAGTCGGCCGACTCTCAGAAATCTCTGGCTGAGCTGCAGGTGAAGAACGCCGGCCTGCAGGAGCAGCTGTCTGTGCAGAGGCAGCTGCTGAGGGAGCTGGAGACACAGCTGCACGAGTCCCAGAGGAGCTGCGCTCAGCTCAGGACGCAG ctgctcacCGATCAAAGCCGTCTGTGCGGCCTCCTGTCCAAGGCCTTCGGCAGGCGAAACAGCGAGTTGGTTCGCAGGTTGTCCAAG ATCCTGGTCTatgagggagagatggagcGAGCTCAGGGTCAGCTGGAGGCCGAGATGCAgaacctggaggaggagaagaaccGCGTGATCGAGGAGGCGTTCATCAGAGCCGAGAGCGAGATGAAGGCGGTCCACGAGAACCTGGCAG gaGTGCGTATGAACCTGCTGAGCCTGCAGCCGGCCCTCAGGACTCTCACCTCCGACTACAACTGTCTGAAGAGGCAGGTGCAGGACTTCCCCTTCATGCTGGACAAAGCGATCACAGAGGCCAAGCGAGAG atctGTCAGGTGATCAGTGAGGTGAGCAGCACTAACCAGGAGCTTCTGCGTAAATACAAGCGAGAGATGAACCTGAGGAAGAAGTGTCACAACGAGCTGGTGCGACTCAAAG GTAACATCCGTGTTTTCTGCCGTGTCCGGCCGGTCagtcaggaggagcaggactCCGCCGACTCCAAAACAATGCTGAGTTTCGACTCTGAAGACGACGCCATCCTCTACCTCTCCAACAAGGGCAAAACCATGACATTCGAGCTGGACAAAGTCTTCTCTCCTCAGGCCACTCAGGAAGAG GTGTTTCAAGAGGTCCAGTCTCTAGTCACTTCCTGTATCGACGGCTTCAACGTCTGCATCTTCGCCTACGGACAGACCGGTTCGGGGAAAACGTACACCATGGAG GGCGTGTTGAACGACCCCGGCATCAACCAGCGTGCGCTCCGCCTCCTCTTCTCTGAGGTGACGGAGAAAGCTCCAGACtgggactacaagatcaccgtCAGCATGGTGGAGATCTACAACGAGACGCTGCG GAACCTGCTGGGAGAGAATCCCACCGACAAGCTGGACATTAAGATGAACCCTGACGGCAGCGGACAGCTCTACGTCCCCGGACTGACTGAGTTCGTTGTGCAGAGTCCGGAGGACATCAATAAG GTGTTTGAGTTGGGTCATATGAACAGAGCAACAGCGTGCACCAACCTAAACGAGCACAGCTCTCGCTCTCACGCTCTGCTCATCATCACCGTGTCTGGATTCAATGCTTCGACTGGAAACCGCACACAAG GTAAGTTGAACCTGGTGGACCTGGCAGGCTCAGAGAGGATCGCTAAATCAGGGGCGGAGGGCAGTCGCCTCAGAGAAGCCCAGTGCATCAACAAATCTCTGTCGGCCCTTGGTGATGTCATCAACGCGCTGCGGGGCAAACACTCCCATGTCCCGTTTAGAAACTCCCGCCTCACCTACCTGCTGCAAGACTCTCTGAACGGAGACAGCAAGACCCTCATGATGGTGCAG gtgtctcCCCTTCCTAACAACATGAGCGAGTCGGTCTGCTCGCTCAAGTTTGCTCAGCGTGTTCGAAGCGTCGAGTTGAGTCTCTCCTCCTCGTTCTCTAGAAGACACGAGAACTCGTCCACTTCGTCCTCGCCAACACACGATAGCGtcgag CTGGACTCCCCCCCGGTGACCCCCGTCCCCCTCCCCATCTCTCGCGCAAGCAGCGCGggctccaccctctcctccgCCTCCAGAACTCCCAGTATATCCCGGAGGAGGTCCCAGTCCCAGCTCTCCACAG acagacaggtagacagagcCAGCCCATTGGTTGGGGACGGTGGGCAG gacGACTGA
- the kifc3 gene encoding kinesin-like protein KIFC3 isoform X7: MFSTRKTWDLGHAPCLQDLWKKDISLDASSVDFLMSDGEDDGSFLSLPTAAFSQRPSLTTELNETNAPSQQLLIQNVTWSYLWTPANTLQDKVSEFQARLRSEEVTRHLLLQQLQQQSVYEKTGVGVGGVQTSAVPNGVRVLQPGEQPSDRLSCPEEEQLVTRLRTQVVELEKKLLDQTQEVERLRSELGATDLEKQLELLVVENQRLKQELKSCKSSELLNLDAAAETCSCSHCPHSQDAESLRREVSRWEGQARHRERRLAELERELLEKTSRVESLRRQLDESTRQLEDSRRQLEESRRRQGEAEHKLTLRLQECEDQLARQAASPPRVKYVTQTVEVESADSQKSLAELQVKNAGLQEQLSVQRQLLRELETQLHESQRSCAQLRTQLLTDQSRLCGLLSKAFGRRNSELVRRLSKILVYEGEMERAQGQLEAEMQNLEEEKNRVIEEAFIRAESEMKAVHENLAGVRMNLLSLQPALRTLTSDYNCLKRQVQDFPFMLDKAITEAKREICQVISEVSSTNQELLRKYKREMNLRKKCHNELVRLKGNIRVFCRVRPVSQEEQDSADSKTMLSFDSEDDAILYLSNKGKTMTFELDKVFSPQATQEEVFQEVQSLVTSCIDGFNVCIFAYGQTGSGKTYTMEGVLNDPGINQRALRLLFSEVTEKAPDWDYKITVSMVEIYNETLRNLLGENPTDKLDIKMNPDGSGQLYVPGLTEFVVQSPEDINKVFELGHMNRATACTNLNEHSSRSHALLIITVSGFNASTGNRTQGKLNLVDLAGSERIAKSGAEGSRLREAQCINKSLSALGDVINALRGKHSHVPFRNSRLTYLLQDSLNGDSKTLMMVQVSPLPNNMSESVCSLKFAQRVRSVELSLSSSFSRRHENSSTSSSPTHDSVELDSPPVTPVPLPISRASSAGSTLSSASRTPSISRRRSQSQLSTDRQVDRASPLVGDGGQDD, encoded by the exons ATGTTCAGCACAAGAAAGACCTGGGACCTCGGCCACGCCCCCTGCCTGCAGGATCTTTGGAAAAAAGACATCTCATTGGACG CGAGCTCAGTGGACTTCCTGATGAGTGATGGTGAAGACGACGGCTCCTTCCTGTCTCTGCCAACCGCCGCCTTCTCACAGCGCCCCTCTCTGACCACAGAGCTGAACGAAACAAACGCACCCAGCCAGCAGCTGCTCATACAG AATGTCACCTGGTCCTACTTGTGGACACCTGCTAAC ACTCTACAGGACAAAGTGAGCGAGTTTCAGGCTCGTCTTCGCTCTGAAGAAGTCACCCGTCACCTGCtgctccagcagctgcagcagcagagcgtCTACGAGAAGACGGGCGTCGGTGTCGGAGGAGTTCAGACGTCTGCAGTGCCCAACG GTGTGCGGGTGTTGCAGCCAGGTGAGCAGCCTTCAGATCGTCTCAGCTGTCCAGAAGAAGAGCAGCTCGTTACTCGGCTGCGCACACAG gtgGTGGAGCTGGAGAAGAAGCTGTTGGATCAGACTCAGGAGGTGGAGAGACTCCGCTCTGAACTG GGGGCGACAGACCTGGAGAAGCAGCTGGAGCTGCTGGTGGTGGAGAACCAGcgtctgaagcaggagctgaagTCATGCAAGAGCTCCGAGCTGCTGAACCTCGACGCTGCTGCAGAGACCTGCAGTTGCAGCCACTGCCCTCACAGTCag GATGCAGAGTCTCTGCGGAGGGAGGTGTCTCGGTGGGAGGGCCAGGCCCGGCACAGGGAGCGGCGGCTGGCTGAGCTCGAGCGAGAGCTGCTGGAGAAAACCTCCAGAGTGGAGAGTCTCCGCCGGCAGCTGGACGAGTCGACCCGGCAGCTGGAGGACAGCAGGAGGCAGCTGGAGGAGTCGAGGAGGAGGCAGGGCGAGGCCGAGCATAAACTCACCCTCCGGCTGCAGGAGTGCGAGGACCAGCTGGCCAGGCAGGCAGCGTCGCCCCCTAGAGTCAAG tatgTCACTCAGACGGTGGAGGTGGAGTCGGCCGACTCTCAGAAATCTCTGGCTGAGCTGCAGGTGAAGAACGCCGGCCTGCAGGAGCAGCTGTCTGTGCAGAGGCAGCTGCTGAGGGAGCTGGAGACACAGCTGCACGAGTCCCAGAGGAGCTGCGCTCAGCTCAGGACGCAG ctgctcacCGATCAAAGCCGTCTGTGCGGCCTCCTGTCCAAGGCCTTCGGCAGGCGAAACAGCGAGTTGGTTCGCAGGTTGTCCAAG ATCCTGGTCTatgagggagagatggagcGAGCTCAGGGTCAGCTGGAGGCCGAGATGCAgaacctggaggaggagaagaaccGCGTGATCGAGGAGGCGTTCATCAGAGCCGAGAGCGAGATGAAGGCGGTCCACGAGAACCTGGCAG gaGTGCGTATGAACCTGCTGAGCCTGCAGCCGGCCCTCAGGACTCTCACCTCCGACTACAACTGTCTGAAGAGGCAGGTGCAGGACTTCCCCTTCATGCTGGACAAAGCGATCACAGAGGCCAAGCGAGAG atctGTCAGGTGATCAGTGAGGTGAGCAGCACTAACCAGGAGCTTCTGCGTAAATACAAGCGAGAGATGAACCTGAGGAAGAAGTGTCACAACGAGCTGGTGCGACTCAAAG GTAACATCCGTGTTTTCTGCCGTGTCCGGCCGGTCagtcaggaggagcaggactCCGCCGACTCCAAAACAATGCTGAGTTTCGACTCTGAAGACGACGCCATCCTCTACCTCTCCAACAAGGGCAAAACCATGACATTCGAGCTGGACAAAGTCTTCTCTCCTCAGGCCACTCAGGAAGAG GTGTTTCAAGAGGTCCAGTCTCTAGTCACTTCCTGTATCGACGGCTTCAACGTCTGCATCTTCGCCTACGGACAGACCGGTTCGGGGAAAACGTACACCATGGAG GGCGTGTTGAACGACCCCGGCATCAACCAGCGTGCGCTCCGCCTCCTCTTCTCTGAGGTGACGGAGAAAGCTCCAGACtgggactacaagatcaccgtCAGCATGGTGGAGATCTACAACGAGACGCTGCG GAACCTGCTGGGAGAGAATCCCACCGACAAGCTGGACATTAAGATGAACCCTGACGGCAGCGGACAGCTCTACGTCCCCGGACTGACTGAGTTCGTTGTGCAGAGTCCGGAGGACATCAATAAG GTGTTTGAGTTGGGTCATATGAACAGAGCAACAGCGTGCACCAACCTAAACGAGCACAGCTCTCGCTCTCACGCTCTGCTCATCATCACCGTGTCTGGATTCAATGCTTCGACTGGAAACCGCACACAAG GTAAGTTGAACCTGGTGGACCTGGCAGGCTCAGAGAGGATCGCTAAATCAGGGGCGGAGGGCAGTCGCCTCAGAGAAGCCCAGTGCATCAACAAATCTCTGTCGGCCCTTGGTGATGTCATCAACGCGCTGCGGGGCAAACACTCCCATGTCCCGTTTAGAAACTCCCGCCTCACCTACCTGCTGCAAGACTCTCTGAACGGAGACAGCAAGACCCTCATGATGGTGCAG gtgtctcCCCTTCCTAACAACATGAGCGAGTCGGTCTGCTCGCTCAAGTTTGCTCAGCGTGTTCGAAGCGTCGAGTTGAGTCTCTCCTCCTCGTTCTCTAGAAGACACGAGAACTCGTCCACTTCGTCCTCGCCAACACACGATAGCGtcgag CTGGACTCCCCCCCGGTGACCCCCGTCCCCCTCCCCATCTCTCGCGCAAGCAGCGCGggctccaccctctcctccgCCTCCAGAACTCCCAGTATATCCCGGAGGAGGTCCCAGTCCCAGCTCTCCACAG acagacaggtagacagagcCAGCCCATTGGTTGGGGACGGTGGGCAG gacGACTGA